One genomic segment of Hordeum vulgare subsp. vulgare chromosome 2H, MorexV3_pseudomolecules_assembly, whole genome shotgun sequence includes these proteins:
- the LOC123426655 gene encoding DEAD-box ATP-dependent RNA helicase 27-like has translation MSTNKGGGENTNKGGGGGKKKKEVKKETKLGMAYKKDDNFGEWYSEIQARSIPHLLEGRDVMGAAKTGSGKTLAFLIPATELLYNLHFSPRNGT, from the exons ATGTCGACCAACAAGGGCGGAGGTGAAAATACCAACAAGGGCGGAGGTGGAG ggaagaagaagaaggaggtgaagaaggagacgaaACTGGGGATGGCGTACAAGAAGGATGATAACTTTGGGGAGTGGTACTCTGAG ATTCAAGCTCGGTCGATACCTCATCTGTTGGAAGGAAGGGATGTGATGGGAGCTGCCAAGACTGGCTCAGGGAAGACACTTGCATTCCTTATACCGGCAACCGAGCTCCTCTATAACTTGCATTTCTCACCGAGGAATGGCACATGA